Part of the Geodermatophilus obscurus DSM 43160 genome is shown below.
TCGCCTACTCCGCAGTCGCGCCGGGCCACACCCGCCGTGGGCCGGTCTCGTGGGGGTCACGGTCGTCGCGCGCCGGCGCGCCCGGCAGCCGAGCGGAGGGGGAGCGGATCCCCCCAATCCGGGGGCGCGGCGGGTCCGCGTCATCGGCGGCCGGAGGGGGTAGGCGGCTGCCGTGGCGGTGGTCATCGGGACGTCGGGCTGGCAGTACCGCGACTGGCGCGGCCGCTTCTACCCGCAGCGGCTGCCCCAGCGGCTGTGGCTGGAGCACCACGCGGCGCACTTCGCCACGGTCGAGAGCAACAACGCCTTCTACCGGCTGCCGGAGCGGACGACCTTCGAGGCCTGGCGGGCCCGCACCCCGCCGGACTTCCGCTGGGCGGTCAAGGCCAGCCGGTTCCTCACCCACGTCAAGCGGCTGCGCGACCCCGAGGAGCCGGTCGCCCGGCTGGTGGAGCGGGTGGCCGGCCTCGGCGACCGGCTCGACGCCGTCCTGCTGCAGCTGCCGCCCACGCTCAAGGCCGACGCCGGCCTGCTCCGCGACTGCCTGGCGCAGTTCCCGGCCGGCACCCGCGTCGCCGTCGAGCCGCGGCACGACTCCTGGTGGACCGACGAGGTCCGGGCGCTGCTCGAGCGCCACGACGCGGCGCTGTGCTGGGCCGACCGGGCCGAGCAGCCGGTCGCGCCGCTGTGGCGCACCGCCGGCTGGGGCTACCTCCGGCTGCACACCGGCGCGGAGGGCTGGGCCTACCGCCCGGAGACCCTGCAGGTGTGGGCCGAGCGGCTGTCGGAGACCTACGGGGACTCGGACGTCCTCGTCTACCTCAACAACGACCCCGGCGGGGCGGCCGTCACCGATGCGGTGCTCTTCGCCGAGGCGGTCCGCCGCACCGGCCGGACGCCGACCCGCGTGCCGACCCCCGACCAGGCCGCCGGCCGGGCCTGGGCGCCCCCGGAGACGCCGCAGGCCGGGGTGCCGCTCGCGGGAGCGGACCCCGGCCTGCCGGAGGGGTGAGGCGTCAGTCGTCGTCGGAGCCGTGACCCCCGTCGTCAGAGCGGCTGCGCTCGGCCTCGCGCTCGGCGGCCTCGCGGGCCTGCTCCTCGGCCTCCTCGCGCGCCTCGCGCTCGGCCTCCGCGGCCTCCTCGGCCGCCTCGCGGGCTTGACGCTCGGCCTGATCGGCTGCCTTGCGGGCCTCCTTCTCGGCCTGATCGGCTGCCTTGCGGGCCTCCTTCTCGGCCTCCTCGGCCGCCTTGCGGGTCTCCCGCTCGGCCTCCCGTGCCTGCTTCTCCGCCTCGCGGGCCTGCTCGTCGGCAGCCCGCTGGGTCTCACGGGCCTGCTCCTCGGCGTCGCGCGCGGCCTCGCGGGCCTGTCGCTCCGGGGTGCCGGAGTCGTCGGTCCCCGTGGCGTCGTCGGGGGAGTCGGCGCCGGAGTCGTCGGTCCCCGTGAGGTCGTCGGGGGAGTCGGCGCCGGAGTCGTCGATCTCGGCGGCGTCCTCGGGCGAGTCGGTGCCGGGGACGTCGTCGGCGGAGTCGGCACCGGAGTCGTCGGTCCCCGTGGGAGCGGCGTCGTCGGCCGAGTCGGGCAGGTCGAACGGGGAGACCACCTCGACGGCGCCGGCGACGACGTCCTGCACCGGCGTGGGGAGGACACCGGCGGCGCCGGCACCGGTCACGCCGGCGACGGCGATGCCGAGGCCGGCCACGGCCTGGGTGACGGTGGAGGCGGCCGCCACCTTGGCGGCGAGGGCGGTGAGGCCTTCGAGGACGAACACGCGCGGCTCCGGTCGGGTCGGGGCGACCGGCCGGACGGGCGGTCGCTGTGACCATCGGCACGTCCTGCCGCGGCTTGAGGTGGACCACCCGACCGGGTGGCGTCAGTCCAGGACGTGCGGGTCCTCCCGGAACCGCACGCCGAGCTGGTCGGCCGCGCGCCCGAGCACCGACTGCACGGCGAGGGTGTCGGCCAGCGGCATCACCGCGCTCTCGGTCCGCCCGGCCCGCAGGCACTCGGTCACCTCGGCGAGTTCGTGGCTGTAGCCGGTGCCCAACGGCGGCAGCGTGATCTCCTCGGGGTCAGCGCCGGCGCGGTGCAGCACGATGGTCCGCGGGTGGTGGAAGCGGGGGAGCACGTCGATCCAGCCGGCGGTACCGAACACCCGCGCCTGACCGGGTGTCGGGTACCGCAGTGAGCTGGTGAGGGTGGCCGACCGGCCGTCGGCGTACCCCAGCAGCAGCGCGGCCTCGGCGTCGACGCCGGTGGGGAAGAGCGAGCCGGTCGCGGTGACCGTGTCCGGGGCGCCGAGCACCATCTGCGCGAACGAGACGACGTAGACGCCGACGTCGAGCAGCGCCCCGCCGCCGAGCTCGTGGGCGAACAACCGGTCGGCGGGGTCGTAGTCGCGGGCGACGCCGAGGTCGGCCTGCACCGAGCGGACCTCGCCGATCGCGCCGTCGGCCACCAGTTCCCGCAGCCGGACGACGGCCGGCTGGAACCGCGTCCACATCGCCTCCATGACGAAGACGCCGCGGTCTCGGGCCCGCTCGACCACCTCGCGTGCGCCCTCGGTCGTGGCCGTGAAGGCCTTCTCGACCAGCAGCGCCTTGCCCGCGTCGATCCCGGCGAGGGCGACCGCGTGGTGCTGGGGGTGTGGCGTGGCCACGTACAGGACGTCGACGTCCGGGTCGGCCAGGATCTCGGCGTAGGAGCCGTGAGCCCGCTCGAGCCCGTGCCGCCGCGCGAACGCCGCCGCGCGGTCGGCCGAGCGGGAGGCGACCGCGACCGGCCGGGCGCCGGGCACGTGCGCGAAGTCGGCCATCACGTTCTCCGCGATGCGGCCCGGCCCGATGACGCCCCAGCGGATCTCCTCGCTCACGGCACGACGGTAGGGCACCCCCGACCGACCTCCGGCCCGCAGGCGGCGGACACGTCCTCCGGGACGCTCGGGCTCTGCCCACCATCGCGGGCAGAGCACGACTCTGCCGGAGTGCAGCCGGGGGAGGCCGACCTCGCACCTGCGCTCCCTCCAGGACGCGGCCCACGGGCACGCCCTGGAACCGGCAGACTGTCGCCGTGGCGGTG
Proteins encoded:
- a CDS encoding DUF72 domain-containing protein, with the protein product MAVVIGTSGWQYRDWRGRFYPQRLPQRLWLEHHAAHFATVESNNAFYRLPERTTFEAWRARTPPDFRWAVKASRFLTHVKRLRDPEEPVARLVERVAGLGDRLDAVLLQLPPTLKADAGLLRDCLAQFPAGTRVAVEPRHDSWWTDEVRALLERHDAALCWADRAEQPVAPLWRTAGWGYLRLHTGAEGWAYRPETLQVWAERLSETYGDSDVLVYLNNDPGGAAVTDAVLFAEAVRRTGRTPTRVPTPDQAAGRAWAPPETPQAGVPLAGADPGLPEG
- a CDS encoding Gfo/Idh/MocA family protein, which produces MSEEIRWGVIGPGRIAENVMADFAHVPGARPVAVASRSADRAAAFARRHGLERAHGSYAEILADPDVDVLYVATPHPQHHAVALAGIDAGKALLVEKAFTATTEGAREVVERARDRGVFVMEAMWTRFQPAVVRLRELVADGAIGEVRSVQADLGVARDYDPADRLFAHELGGGALLDVGVYVVSFAQMVLGAPDTVTATGSLFPTGVDAEAALLLGYADGRSATLTSSLRYPTPGQARVFGTAGWIDVLPRFHHPRTIVLHRAGADPEEITLPPLGTGYSHELAEVTECLRAGRTESAVMPLADTLAVQSVLGRAADQLGVRFREDPHVLD